The genome window CGACCCCCAGCAAATGGGTGGAATCGGAAAGCCGGTTCTGCACCTGCTCGGCTAGCTTGGATAGCCGCTCGGCTAGCGGGGTGTGGGGGCTTTCGACCCAGTCCCATTCGTCGTGGATGGTGTTATTCAGGTCGAGCAGCACGAGCTGCGTGTTTTCTACGCCCAGCTCGACCCCCAGGGCCAGGGTGTACTGGGGGGAGAACTCGAGCGCGGTGCCCGGACGGCCCAGGCCCGGCTTGTGCTGGCTGCCTTCGTCCAGCAAGCCCTCCTCCAGCATCTCCTGCACCAGCGCGGAGACCGTGCTCTTGGTGAGGCCCACCGCCCGGGCCAGTGCAGCCCGGCTCTGCGGGCCATGGCGGCGCAGGGCCTCCAGAATCAGGCGGCGGTTGAGCCGCTTGATGGCTTGTTGGTCGAGGGGCGTGGTGCGGGCCATAATCTGCCTGCAAAGACCTGGTTACTTAGTAAGTTTAGCGAACGAACTATATCCCACCGGGCCGGGCCCTGTCAATCGCCCCACAAAACCGCGGTTTTGGTCACGGCGGATGATGCGGGGCGCAATAGGCTGGAAGCGCAGCTAGGCCCGCCGGGGCCGGAGCCGCTCGGCGGTATCGAGCCAGAGGGTGACCGGGCCATCGTTGATCAGGTGTACCTGCATATGGGCCTGGAAGACCCCGGTCTCGACATGTACGCCCTGCTGGGCTAGCAGGTCGCAGAAACGTTCGTAAAGCTGCTTGCCTTGGTTGGGGGGCGCCGCCTCCACAAAGCTGGGGCGGTTGCCCTTGCGGGTGTCGCCGTAGAGGGTAAACTGCGAGACCACCAGCACCTCACCCCCCACGTCGGCCAGGGCCAGGTTCATCTTGCCTTCGGCATCGGCAAAGATGCGCAATCCGGCAATTTTACGGGCCAGGTAGAGGGCGTCTTCCTGGGTGTCGCCCTGGCCCACCCCCAGCAGCACCAACAGCCCTCGCCCAATCTGCCCGACGGTCTGACCGTCTACTTCTACGCTGGCCTGGGAAACCCGCTGAACCACCGCACGCACGGCCCAACAATAGCAGGGGAGCGAGGAAAAGGGGAGGGGAGCCCGAAGTACCCCACGGGAGGCTTCCACCTTGCAACAAACTGCGTTTTCCAAGTGCCAGGGCTTAGCGAGGCGCTGCAAACAATGCCACCGTCCCGGGGCCAGTGTGGGCGGCCACCGCCGGGCCGCATTCGCGCACATCCTCGATGACCACACCCTCCTGGCTGATCAGTTTGCGCAATTCCTCGACCCCCTGGGGGTTGTAGGCGTGGGCCAGCACCACCCGGGCTCCTTCGGGAAAGGCTTTGTGGAAGGCCTCGGCAAGCTGCTGCAAACCTTTGTGCCAGCCCCGGGCCCGCTCGAGGGGCCGCACCAGCCCATCCCGGACTTCCAGCACCGGCAGTAGTTTTAGAAGCGAGCCTATGAAATGCTGCAGTCCGCCGATGCGCCCGCCCCGGTGCAGGTACTCCAGGGTGGCTGGCAGCACGAAGCCGCGTATGCGTTGCACCAGCGGCGCGATGGCCTCTTCCAGCCGATCCCAGGGCACCCCCGCGGCCAGCTTGCGCCGGGCCTCCTCGATCACGAACGAGAGCCCGCCGTTCAGGGTCAGGCCGTCAATCACCTTGACGCGGTTGCCAAATTGTTCGGCCACCTTGCGGGCGGTCGAATAGGTGCCCGAGAGCTTGCTGGAGACGTGCACCGAAACGATGCGGTCGAATTTCTCGAGCAAATCCTTATACAAAGCTTCCAGATCGGCTGCCGAAACCTGGCTGGTGCTCACCTTTTTGCCCGCGAGCTGGGCCTGGATCACCTGATCGGGGGTCATCTCGAGGTAGTCGCGGTAGCTCTGGCCCTCGAGGATGACCTGCTGGGGAATCAGGTAGATGCCCCGCTCGAGGGCTTCTTGCGGGGAGAGGCCCAGGGTCGAGTCGGCCACGAATGCGGTACGTTCCATGTTTACCTCCTGATTTGCCACAGGGCCTCTCCCCAGCCTAACTACAGGCTGTAGGCATAAAACCCATAGACCCCTGGCCCGGTGTGGGTCGAGATCACCCCGCCAATGCTGGTGGTGAGGCGCTCCTCCAGGGGCAGCCCGGCGGCCTGCACGGCGGCTTTGAAGGCGGCCAGATCGTCGACGCTGGAGTTGTAGAGGTAGTAAATGCGGATTTTCTGGCGGCCTGCGGCCCAGTTTTTGAGGGCTTCCACCATCTCGGCCAGGGCCTT of Meiothermus sp. contains these proteins:
- the dtd gene encoding D-aminoacyl-tRNA deacylase produces the protein MRAVVQRVSQASVEVDGQTVGQIGRGLLVLLGVGQGDTQEDALYLARKIAGLRIFADAEGKMNLALADVGGEVLVVSQFTLYGDTRKGNRPSFVEAAPPNQGKQLYERFCDLLAQQGVHVETGVFQAHMQVHLINDGPVTLWLDTAERLRPRRA
- a CDS encoding DegV family protein, with protein sequence MERTAFVADSTLGLSPQEALERGIYLIPQQVILEGQSYRDYLEMTPDQVIQAQLAGKKVSTSQVSAADLEALYKDLLEKFDRIVSVHVSSKLSGTYSTARKVAEQFGNRVKVIDGLTLNGGLSFVIEEARRKLAAGVPWDRLEEAIAPLVQRIRGFVLPATLEYLHRGGRIGGLQHFIGSLLKLLPVLEVRDGLVRPLERARGWHKGLQQLAEAFHKAFPEGARVVLAHAYNPQGVEELRKLISQEGVVIEDVRECGPAVAAHTGPGTVALFAAPR